From the Bacteroidia bacterium genome, one window contains:
- the thyX gene encoding FAD-dependent thymidylate synthase, translating into MTEQFELLDRPGVPELDAILGQPFKVLDDGFVRVVDYMGTDSSIVQAARVSYGKGTRQVRQDRGLIRYLLRHHHTTPFEMCEIKLHVRVPMDTWRQWIRHRTANVNEYSTRYSIAIDAAQRTRADEWRLQAVSNRQGSEGFADEALGGEFTRQESELHDLARNIYNQRIEAGIAREQARKDLPLATYTEAYWKVDLHNLLHFLHLRMDAHAQFEIREYSRIIGHEIVSKWCPLAWEAFLDYRVNALELTRIDNDIIAAISAGDSERAIDLAIAEELLPPRGEEIKRNMEREELEEKLRRLGLSVPWEVGV; encoded by the coding sequence TTCGAACTTCTCGACCGGCCCGGCGTGCCCGAACTCGACGCCATTCTCGGCCAACCCTTCAAAGTACTCGACGACGGCTTTGTGCGGGTCGTGGACTATATGGGCACGGATTCCTCCATCGTGCAGGCGGCGCGGGTGTCCTATGGCAAGGGCACGCGGCAGGTGCGGCAGGATCGCGGGCTTATCCGCTATCTTCTGCGGCATCACCACACCACGCCCTTCGAGATGTGCGAAATCAAACTGCATGTGCGCGTGCCGATGGACACCTGGCGGCAGTGGATCCGTCACCGCACGGCCAATGTGAACGAGTACTCCACGCGCTACTCCATCGCCATCGACGCGGCGCAGCGCACGCGTGCTGACGAGTGGCGCTTGCAGGCGGTAAGTAACCGGCAGGGGAGCGAGGGCTTTGCCGACGAAGCGCTTGGCGGTGAATTCACCCGGCAGGAAAGCGAACTGCACGACCTTGCGCGGAACATCTACAATCAGCGCATCGAGGCCGGCATCGCCCGCGAACAGGCGCGCAAGGATCTTCCGCTCGCCACCTACACTGAAGCGTACTGGAAAGTGGATTTGCACAACCTGCTGCATTTCCTGCATCTCCGTATGGATGCGCATGCGCAATTCGAGATCCGCGAATACTCGCGCATCATCGGGCATGAAATTGTGAGTAAATGGTGTCCGCTGGCTTGGGAGGCCTTTCTCGACTATCGCGTCAACGCGCTGGAACTCACACGCATCGACAACGACATCATCGCGGCCATCTCAGCAGGGGACAGCGAACGCGCCATCGATCTCGCCATAGCCGAGGAACTCCTCCCCCCGCGCGGCGAGGAAATCAAGCGCAACATGGAACGGGAGGAACTGGAGGAAAAACTGCGTCGTCTGGGGCTGTCGGTGCCGTGGGAGGTTGGAGTCTAG